From the genome of Eucalyptus grandis isolate ANBG69807.140 chromosome 2, ASM1654582v1, whole genome shotgun sequence, one region includes:
- the LOC120290659 gene encoding telomerase reverse transcriptase-like yields the protein MPRKRRVPHVLWRLFRDRARPLVDAIVELLPPPPPPPPTPAAAEHCRWCGGRRCLGCARGGGVAAVASFLLRADDPAEYRRLLTRCFVVVGGDAPPLSDLSPLARWSQRQVSIASCRSGFFAFWYMHN from the exons ATGCCGAGGAAGCGGCGAGTGCCGCACGTTCTGTGGCGGCTGTTCCGAGACCGCGCGCGGCCGCTCGTCGACGCCATCGTCGAGTTGCtccctccgccaccgccgccgccgccgacgccggcggcggcggagcatTGCCGGTGGTGCGGAGGGCGGCGTTGCCTCGGCTGCGCCCGCGGCGGAGGAGTGGCGGCGGTCGCGTCGTTCCTCCTCAGGGCCGACGATCCGGCCGAGTACCGCAGGCTCCTCACCCGGTGcttcgtcgtcgtcggcggcgACGCGCCTCCACTCTCCGACTTGAGTCCTCTCGCCCGCTGGTCCCAGCGTCAG GTTTCGATCGCCTCTTGTCGCAGTGGCTTTTTTGCTTTCTGGTATATGCATAACTAG
- the LOC120290660 gene encoding LOW QUALITY PROTEIN: protein trichome birefringence-like 16 (The sequence of the model RefSeq protein was modified relative to this genomic sequence to represent the inferred CDS: inserted 2 bases in 1 codon), with protein MVSAHHKEHTDEKDANVTPKISRKAEQGSDNSVMEKSTSALSPKGKGARRSKSSSKRKVCNYAKGRWVADKGRPLYSGFGCKQWLSEMWACRLTQRTDFSYXGYRWQPENCEMPEFERSSFLRRMQDKTIAFIGDSLGRQQFQSLMCMVTGGEESPDVEDVGVNYGLVIPPGAIRPDGWAFRLRSTNTTILYYWSASLCDLELLNITDPSAGVAMHLDRPPAFMRKFLDTFDVLVLNTGHHWNRGKLNANKWVMYVNGRPNEDRNLAAIGNAKNLTVHSVVRWVDSQLPSHPRLKAFFRTISPRHFLNGEWNTGGSCDNMSPLSKGSVVSQDESNDLVVQSAVRGTKVKILDITALSELRDEGHISRFSAKASDGVKDCLHWCLPGIPDTWNEILCAQV; from the exons ATGGTATCTGCCCACCATAAAGAGCATACTGATGAGAAAGATGCAAATGTTACACCAAAAATATCGAGAAAAGCTGAACAAGGTAGCGACAATTCGGTAATGGAGAAGTCTACTTCTGCACTCTCTCCTAAAGGAAAGGGTGCTCGACGTAGCAAGTCCTCTTCTAAAAGGAAAG TCTGCAATTATGCTAAGGGGAGATGGGTTGCAGACAAGGGCAGACCATTGTATTCGGGGTTTGGATGCAAGCAGTGGTTGTCAGAGATGTGGGCCTGTAGGCTGACGCAAAGAACTGATTTTTCGTA GGGATATCGGTGGCAGCCGGAAAATTGTGAAATGCCTGAATTTGAGAGATCTTCATTCTTGAgaag AATGCAGGACAAAACTATTGCATTTATAGGAGATTCACTTGGGAGGCAGCAGTTCCAATCTTTAATGTGTATGGTGACTGGTGGAGAAGAGAGCCCTGATGTTGAAGATGTCGGAGTCAATTATGGGCTTGTTATTCCTCCTGGAGCCATTCGTCCTGATGGTTGGGCGTTTCGGTTGCGAAGTACGAATACGACTATATTATACTACTGGTCTGCCAGCCTTTGCGATCTCGAGCTCTTAAACATCACTGATCCATCAGCGGGTGTTGCCATGCATTTGGACCGTCCTCCAGCGTTCATGAGAAAATTTCTGGATACCTTTGATGTTCTAGTTCTGAACACAGGACATCATTGGAACAGAGGCAAACTTAATGCAAACAAGTGGGTCATGTATGTCAATGGAAGGCCAAATGAAGACCGAAATCTGGCAGCAATTGGAAATGCCAAAAATTTAACGGTCCATAGTGTTGTGAGGTGGGTAGACTCGCAGCTTCCTTCGCATCCACGTCTCAAAGCTTTCTTCAGAACCATTTCACCTAGGCACTTCCTGAATGGAGAGTGGAATACTGGGGGTAGCTGCGATAACATGAGCCCCTTATCTAAAGGAAGCGTAGTTtcgcaagatgaatcaaatgATTTGGTAGTACAGAGTGCTGTCCGGGGTACAAAGGTGAAAATTCTGGATATAACTGCTCTTTCTGAATTGAGAGATGAGGGACACATATCTCGCTTCAGTGCTAAAGCCAGTGATGGTGTCAAGGATTGCTTGCACTGGTGCCTACCCGGCATACCAGACACATGGAATGAAATTCTTTGTGCACAAGTATAG